A stretch of the Alosa alosa isolate M-15738 ecotype Scorff River chromosome 16, AALO_Geno_1.1, whole genome shotgun sequence genome encodes the following:
- the eef1e1 gene encoding eukaryotic translation elongation factor 1 epsilon-1 — protein sequence MALRELSSLEKFLGLKKPNKYSTQGDRKVPVLQSNSGPGLVGLVTIATQLTQEAKRPDLLGKSAEERAVVQQWLEYRVARLECCVKEDIKTILKDLNTYLEDKVYLAGNHITIADPLMYYGLHPVIMDLAVMDKEKYLNVTRWFDHMQHYPGVRHHLPPVVVLRNRVYTSGHH from the exons ATGGCGTTGAGAGAGCTGTCCTCGTTGGAGAAATTTCTTGGATTAAAAAAGCCTAATAAATACAGCACACAGGGAGACAGAAAG gTTCCTGTTCTCCAGAGCAACAGTGGACCTGGTCTGGTTGGACTGGTGACCATCGCCACCCAGCTGACCCAGGAGGCGAAGAGACCTGACCTTCTGGGAAAATCCGCAGAGGAGAGAGCCGTGGTACAACAGTGGCTGGAGTACAGAGTTGCCAGGCTAGAGTGTTGTGTAAAAGAGGACATCAAGACCATACTGAAG GATCTGAATACATACCTAGAGGACAAAGTTTACCTGGCAGGGAATCACATCACCATCGCCGACCCACTCATGTACTATGGCCTGCACCCCGTCATC atggaCTTAGCTGTAATGGACAAGGAGAAGTACCTGAACGTGACCCGATGGTTCGACCACATGCAGCACTACCCCGGCGTCCGGCACCACCTGCCCCCTGTAGTGGTCTTGAGGAACAGAGTCTACACCAGCGGCCACCACTGA
- the bloc1s5 gene encoding biogenesis of lysosome-related organelles complex 1 subunit 5: MTMEKIVKDVGDIQSRLIDHRPIIQGEIRYFVKEFEEKRGFRECRLLENLNKMVAETNEQALPNCSEAMHQNLLQALTRLEAANHMAQRIQQRELEAQQSTQMQVCLERRKADWEEFLKQQAILKEEVDEEHAKAVGRLSAQYGEMKKDLAKFATF, encoded by the exons ATGACAATGGAGAAAATTGTGAAAG ATGTGGGAGACATCCAGTCCAGGCTGATAGATCACAGACCAATCATCCAAGGGGAAATACGGTACTTTGTGAAAGAATTTGAG GAGAAACGTGGATTTCGGGAGTGCCGTCTGTTGGAGAACCTCAACAAAATGGTTGCGGAAACCAATGAACAAGCTCTGCCTAACTGTTCAGAAGCCATGCACCAGAACCTGCTGCAGGCTCTAACAAGAT TGGAGGCAGCTAATCACATGGCACAAAGAATCCAGCAGAGGGAGCTAGAGGCACAGCAG aGCACCCAGATGCAGGTGTGTCTGGAGCGCCGTAAAGCGGACTGGGAGGAGTTCCTGAAGCAGCAGGCCATTCTGAAAGAGGAGGTGGACGAGGAGCACGCCAAGGCCGTGGGTCGCCTCAGCGCCCAGTACGGAGAGATGAAAAAGGACCTCGCCAAGTTTGCCACCTTCTGA